One segment of Nakamurella flava DNA contains the following:
- a CDS encoding IclR family transcriptional regulator, whose amino-acid sequence MCDIIDALTQHPDGATLSALSVEVDLPKSSTFRYLAALEMRDYVERTLDGVGYRLGPRNFGRPVGAVRPDRLLLTAKPLMERLVDGPVEACLLTGLDGSHVRYQWVTSKFPADPRVPRTGDRDALHTTATGKAVAAQLADESVAALLTASGMRPATGRSVQTVPQFLRELHHIRGEGYALTTNERYPDVRGVAVPVGGEPLALGLVGLTATLTDDLVPPAVRRLRRAAAVLARGLR is encoded by the coding sequence GTGTGCGACATCATCGACGCCCTCACCCAGCATCCGGACGGCGCCACGCTCTCCGCACTGTCGGTCGAGGTCGATCTGCCCAAGAGCTCGACCTTCCGTTATCTGGCCGCGCTGGAGATGCGCGACTACGTCGAACGCACCCTGGACGGCGTCGGCTACCGCCTGGGGCCACGGAACTTCGGGCGTCCCGTCGGTGCGGTGCGACCCGACCGCCTGCTGCTGACGGCCAAACCGCTGATGGAACGCCTGGTCGACGGTCCGGTCGAGGCGTGCCTGCTCACCGGGCTGGACGGGTCGCACGTCCGCTACCAGTGGGTGACGTCGAAGTTCCCGGCCGACCCCCGGGTCCCGCGGACCGGTGACCGGGACGCGTTGCACACCACGGCGACCGGGAAGGCGGTCGCGGCCCAACTGGCCGACGAGTCCGTCGCCGCGCTGCTGACGGCCAGCGGGATGCGGCCGGCCACGGGACGTTCCGTGCAGACGGTGCCCCAGTTCCTCCGCGAGTTGCACCACATTCGCGGCGAGGGCTACGCCCTGACCACCAACGAGCGCTACCCGGACGTCCGGGGGGTGGCCGTCCCGGTGGGCGGGGAGCCACTCGCGCTGGGTCTGGTCGGTCTGACCGCGACGCTGACGGACGATCTGGTGCCGCCGGCGGTCCGTCGACTACGGCGCGCGGCCGCCGTGCTGGCCCGCGGTCTGCGCTGA
- a CDS encoding aspartate-semialdehyde dehydrogenase yields the protein MSENQSAGLNIGIVGATGQVGGVMRRILEERDFPVASIRFFASARSAGKTLPWKGTEVVVEDVAEADPTGLDIALFSAGATTSKAQAPRFAAAGVTVVDNSSGWRMDPQVPLVVSEVNPDAALSAIAERGTGVIIANPNCTTMAAMPVLKPLHDAAGLRRVIVTTFQAVSGSGLDGVTELDGQVKAVLPDAAALTHDGTAAQFPEPKKYVAPIAFNVLPQAGNFLDDGTGETDEERKLRNESRKILSIPDLLVAGTCVRVPVFSGHSLSINAEFERPLSPEQATEILSTAPGVELSEVPTPLQAAGRDPSYVGRIRSDLSAPEGKGLALFLSNDNLRKGAALNAVQIAEVLAAAR from the coding sequence ATGAGTGAGAACCAGAGCGCCGGGCTGAATATCGGCATCGTCGGGGCGACCGGGCAGGTCGGCGGCGTGATGCGCCGCATCCTCGAGGAGCGGGACTTCCCGGTCGCCTCCATCCGCTTCTTCGCCTCGGCCCGGTCGGCCGGCAAGACGCTGCCCTGGAAGGGCACCGAGGTCGTCGTCGAGGACGTCGCCGAGGCCGACCCCACCGGTCTGGACATCGCGCTGTTCTCCGCCGGCGCCACCACCTCCAAGGCCCAGGCCCCGCGGTTCGCCGCCGCCGGCGTCACCGTGGTCGACAACTCCTCCGGCTGGCGGATGGACCCGCAGGTACCGCTGGTCGTCTCCGAGGTGAACCCGGACGCCGCGCTGTCCGCGATCGCCGAGCGCGGCACCGGCGTGATCATCGCCAACCCGAACTGCACGACCATGGCCGCGATGCCGGTGCTCAAGCCGCTGCACGACGCCGCCGGCCTGCGCCGGGTCATCGTCACCACCTTCCAGGCCGTCTCCGGCAGTGGCCTCGACGGGGTCACCGAGCTGGATGGTCAGGTCAAGGCCGTCCTGCCGGACGCCGCCGCGCTGACCCACGACGGCACCGCCGCGCAGTTCCCGGAGCCGAAGAAGTACGTCGCGCCGATCGCGTTCAACGTGCTCCCGCAGGCCGGCAACTTCCTGGACGACGGCACCGGCGAGACCGACGAGGAGCGCAAGCTCCGCAACGAGTCCCGCAAGATCCTGTCCATCCCGGACCTGCTGGTCGCCGGGACCTGCGTGCGGGTACCGGTTTTCAGCGGCCACTCGCTGTCGATCAACGCCGAGTTCGAGCGTCCCCTGTCGCCCGAGCAGGCCACCGAGATCCTCTCCACCGCGCCGGGTGTCGAGCTCTCGGAGGTGCCGACGCCGCTGCAGGCCGCTGGTCGCGACCCGTCCTACGTCGGCCGGATCCGCAGCGACCTGAGCGCGCCGGAGGGCAAGGGACTCGCGCTGTTCCTGTCCAACGACAACCTGCGCAAGGGTGCGGCGCTCAACGCCGTGCAGATCGCTGAGGTGCTCGCCGCCGCGCGGTGA
- a CDS encoding NADPH-dependent FMN reductase, which yields MSDLRIGYLVGSISTDSINRRLAAALQQLAPAGVRLVEIGIKDLPFYSLDAEQDFPAAARQFKQAITDADGILIVTPEYSRSIPGVLKNALDWAARPYGENAFAGQPVALAGTSPSPIGTATAQQHLRAILVHFDALVLGQPELFLQDTGAIANDGSVTDEQTRGLLEDFLETFAAFVRTQRAAADAPQALAS from the coding sequence ATGAGCGACCTTCGTATCGGCTACCTCGTCGGCAGCATCTCCACCGACTCGATCAACCGGCGCCTGGCCGCCGCTCTCCAGCAGCTGGCCCCGGCCGGCGTCCGCCTGGTCGAGATCGGGATCAAGGACCTGCCGTTCTACTCGCTGGACGCCGAGCAGGACTTCCCCGCCGCGGCGCGCCAGTTCAAGCAGGCCATCACCGACGCCGATGGCATCCTCATCGTGACCCCGGAGTACAGCCGCTCCATCCCCGGCGTGCTGAAGAACGCCCTCGACTGGGCGGCCCGCCCGTACGGCGAGAACGCTTTCGCCGGACAGCCCGTGGCGCTGGCCGGCACGTCGCCGAGCCCGATCGGGACGGCCACCGCCCAGCAGCACCTGCGGGCGATCCTCGTGCACTTCGACGCGCTGGTGCTCGGCCAGCCGGAGCTGTTCCTGCAGGACACCGGGGCCATCGCCAACGACGGCTCGGTCACCGATGAGCAGACGCGGGGACTCCTCGAGGACTTCCTCGAGACCTTCGCGGCGTTCGTCCGGACCCAGCGGGCCGCCGCCGACGCCCCCCAGGCGCTCGCCAGCTGA
- a CDS encoding alpha/beta fold hydrolase, protein MAVPDRLFADEAAEQRWRSRFSAVRTSLPSPARDDDDRACFVSNATGRYEVSCWDVASGTVTVATDRPDGTIAATLSADGTSLWWFDDTEGDEFGAWQRQPFGSAPGAQGVALPDVPPGYGAGLEVGRSVVLAGFSDDDGSRVHLRVGDGPVREVYRNEQDAGVGALSEDESIWVLSHAELGDSRYPSLRAFRVADGTVVGELSDGSDKGLQAIAFSPLAGDQRLLVGHERSGRDGLLIWDLASGATRELALDLPGDLDADFYPDGTALLVEHSAAGRAELYRYELESGALTRLPAARGVVSGALARRDGSIWYRWSSAVAPAEVRVLRADGTDDPLLPAISEPAPPSLALRDVWVDGPGGRIHAFVAEPERPSGAAVFLVHGGPAAEDDDSFDAGRAAWLDAGFTVVQVNYRGSTGYGSAWRDALTERIGHVELSDIDAVFAHLVAAGTITAGRVGIVGHSWGGFLCLLALGTRPEQFAVGVAGVPVADYPTAYADEMEQLRAYDRALFGGSPQDVPDKYADSSPLTFVDGVTAPVLVMAGENDPRCPIRQIDNYLAALADRGRDYAVYRFDAGHGSMVIAERLRQVCAEIAFVRDVLAPTG, encoded by the coding sequence ATGGCGGTCCCCGACCGGTTGTTCGCCGACGAGGCCGCCGAGCAGCGGTGGCGGTCCCGGTTCTCGGCGGTGCGCACCAGCCTGCCGTCCCCCGCCCGGGACGACGACGACCGTGCGTGCTTCGTCAGCAACGCCACCGGCCGCTACGAGGTGTCCTGCTGGGACGTCGCCTCGGGCACGGTGACGGTGGCGACCGACCGGCCGGACGGGACCATCGCGGCCACGCTGTCCGCGGACGGCACGAGCCTGTGGTGGTTCGACGACACCGAGGGCGACGAGTTCGGGGCCTGGCAGCGGCAACCGTTCGGTTCGGCCCCGGGCGCCCAGGGGGTCGCTCTCCCCGACGTTCCGCCCGGTTACGGGGCCGGTCTGGAGGTGGGCCGGTCGGTGGTGCTGGCCGGGTTCTCGGACGACGACGGCAGCCGGGTGCACCTGCGGGTCGGGGACGGGCCGGTGCGCGAGGTGTACCGCAACGAGCAGGACGCCGGGGTGGGCGCCCTGTCCGAGGACGAGAGCATCTGGGTGCTGTCGCACGCGGAACTGGGTGACAGCCGTTACCCGTCGCTGCGGGCCTTCCGGGTCGCCGACGGCACCGTTGTCGGTGAGCTGTCCGACGGGTCCGACAAGGGTCTGCAGGCGATCGCCTTCTCCCCGCTGGCCGGTGACCAGCGTCTGCTGGTCGGTCACGAACGGTCGGGACGCGACGGCCTGCTCATCTGGGACCTGGCATCCGGGGCGACCCGCGAGCTGGCGCTGGACCTGCCCGGCGATCTGGACGCCGACTTCTACCCGGACGGCACCGCCCTGCTGGTCGAGCACAGCGCCGCGGGCCGGGCCGAGCTGTACCGGTACGAGCTGGAGAGCGGCGCCCTGACCCGGCTGCCCGCGGCCCGGGGGGTGGTGTCCGGCGCCCTGGCCCGGCGGGACGGCAGCATCTGGTACCGGTGGTCGTCGGCGGTCGCCCCGGCCGAGGTGCGGGTGCTGCGGGCGGACGGCACCGACGACCCGTTGTTGCCGGCCATCAGCGAACCCGCCCCGCCGTCGCTGGCCCTGCGGGACGTCTGGGTCGACGGGCCGGGCGGCCGTATCCACGCCTTCGTGGCCGAGCCGGAGCGGCCGTCGGGAGCGGCGGTGTTCCTGGTGCACGGCGGGCCGGCCGCCGAGGACGACGACTCGTTCGACGCCGGCCGCGCGGCCTGGCTCGACGCGGGGTTCACGGTGGTGCAGGTCAACTACCGCGGGTCGACCGGTTATGGATCGGCGTGGCGGGACGCGCTGACCGAGCGCATCGGCCACGTCGAACTGTCCGACATCGACGCCGTGTTCGCCCATCTCGTGGCCGCGGGGACGATCACCGCCGGTCGGGTCGGCATCGTCGGGCATTCCTGGGGCGGGTTCCTGTGCCTGCTGGCCCTGGGGACGCGGCCGGAGCAGTTCGCCGTGGGCGTGGCCGGAGTCCCGGTCGCCGACTACCCGACCGCCTACGCCGACGAGATGGAACAGCTCCGGGCCTACGACCGGGCGCTGTTCGGCGGCTCACCGCAGGACGTCCCGGACAAGTACGCCGATTCGTCCCCGTTGACGTTCGTGGACGGGGTGACCGCCCCGGTGCTGGTGATGGCCGGCGAGAACGACCCGCGCTGCCCGATCCGGCAGATCGACAACTACCTGGCCGCGCTCGCCGACCGCGGCCGCGACTACGCGGTCTACCGTTTCGACGCCGGACACGGATCGATGGTCATCGCCGAACGGTTGCGTCAGGTGTGTGCCGAGATCGCCTTCGTCCGGGACGTTCTCGCCCCCACCGGCTGA
- a CDS encoding esterase/lipase family protein, producing the protein MKIAHLIASAVLAAATALTTVALPVTAQAGVVGVSPTGANDWSCRPSGQHPNPVVLVHGTFENMLKNWQVLSPQLKAAGYCVFALDYGNDATAPIAQSARELAPFVDAVLAATKARKVDIVGHSQGGMMPRYYLKYLGGAAKVGELIGIAPSNHGTTNPLTIPTGYTVCPACLDQQAGSAFLTDLNRGGDLVPGPVYTVLSTRWDEIVTPYQSQFLAGPASRVTNVTLQDKCPLDPFEHDQTPNDPVVAQWVLNALSRKGPADPGFRPTCVL; encoded by the coding sequence ATGAAGATCGCGCACCTGATCGCGTCGGCAGTCCTCGCGGCGGCCACGGCACTGACCACGGTGGCCCTCCCGGTCACCGCCCAGGCCGGCGTGGTGGGCGTTTCCCCGACCGGCGCCAACGACTGGTCGTGCCGGCCTTCCGGCCAGCACCCCAACCCCGTCGTCCTGGTGCACGGGACGTTCGAGAACATGCTCAAGAACTGGCAGGTTCTCTCCCCCCAGCTCAAGGCGGCCGGGTACTGCGTCTTCGCCCTCGACTACGGCAACGACGCGACCGCGCCGATCGCCCAGTCGGCTCGGGAGTTGGCCCCCTTCGTCGACGCGGTGCTGGCCGCGACGAAGGCTAGGAAAGTGGACATCGTGGGCCACAGCCAGGGCGGGATGATGCCGCGCTACTACCTCAAGTATCTCGGCGGGGCGGCCAAGGTCGGTGAGCTGATCGGCATCGCGCCGTCCAACCACGGAACGACCAACCCGCTGACGATCCCCACCGGATACACAGTCTGCCCGGCTTGCCTGGACCAACAGGCCGGGTCCGCCTTCCTGACCGATCTCAACCGTGGCGGCGACCTCGTCCCGGGCCCGGTCTACACCGTGCTCTCCACCCGGTGGGACGAGATCGTCACGCCGTACCAGAGCCAGTTCCTGGCCGGTCCGGCGAGCCGGGTCACCAACGTGACGCTGCAGGACAAGTGTCCGCTCGACCCGTTCGAGCACGACCAGACGCCGAACGACCCAGTGGTCGCGCAGTGGGTGCTGAACGCCCTGAGCCGCAAGGGCCCGGCCGATCCCGGGTTCCGGCCCACCTGCGTCCTCTGA
- a CDS encoding AMP-binding protein translates to MTEHPGPEPSPTGAPTAELRAARDFLLATRSDRTRAVAEFSWPRPVDFNWALDWFDVVAAEHPHRPALVITDGRTRLVRSYGDLSRRSDQVAAWLRANGLRRGDRVLVMLGNQVELWEVLLAAMKVGAVVVPASTLLRPADLQDRIDRGRVAFVVARSVDTADFRAVTGTFVRIAVGDPEPGWIEYADSTSMPTRFVPDGPTPAAAPLLEYFTSGTTARPKLVQHSHVSYPIGHLTTMYWIGLQPGDVHLNISSPGWAKHAWSNVFAPWLAGATVLVHSYERFDAAALLRTMDTEGVTTFCAPPTVWRMLLQSDLSVLRTPPRELVAAGEPLNPEVVARTQQAWGRTVRDGFGQTEMTLAVGNSPGQPVRAGSMGRPMPGYRIGLLDVKTGEPAAEGELAVDLRGADGPPVPLMTGYAGDADRTAEATAAGWYRTGDVATVDDDGYLTYVGRADDVFKASDYRISPFELESVLLRSPAVAEAAVVPSPHPTRLAVPKAFVVLADGYRPDAAVAQAIFAHSQRELAPYQRIRRLEFADLPKTISGKIRRVELRERESARSTDDLATGGPGEYRAEDFSGD, encoded by the coding sequence ATGACGGAACATCCCGGTCCGGAACCGTCGCCCACCGGGGCGCCCACCGCCGAACTGCGCGCCGCCCGCGACTTCCTGCTCGCCACGCGCAGCGACCGCACCCGCGCGGTCGCCGAGTTCAGCTGGCCCCGCCCGGTCGACTTCAACTGGGCCCTCGACTGGTTCGACGTGGTCGCCGCCGAACACCCGCACCGCCCGGCGCTCGTCATCACCGACGGCCGCACCCGTCTGGTCCGCAGCTACGGCGACCTGTCCCGCCGCAGCGACCAGGTCGCCGCGTGGCTGCGGGCGAACGGCCTGCGCCGGGGCGACCGGGTGCTGGTGATGCTCGGCAACCAGGTCGAGTTGTGGGAGGTGCTGCTGGCGGCCATGAAGGTCGGGGCGGTGGTCGTGCCGGCGAGCACCCTGCTGCGGCCCGCCGACCTCCAGGACCGCATCGACCGGGGTCGGGTCGCGTTCGTCGTGGCCCGGTCGGTCGACACCGCCGACTTCCGGGCTGTGACCGGCACTTTCGTCCGGATCGCCGTGGGTGACCCGGAACCAGGGTGGATCGAGTACGCCGACTCCACGTCGATGCCGACCCGCTTCGTCCCGGACGGACCCACCCCTGCCGCGGCGCCGCTGCTCGAGTACTTCACCTCGGGGACCACCGCCCGGCCCAAACTCGTGCAGCACAGCCACGTCTCGTATCCCATCGGGCATCTGACGACGATGTACTGGATCGGTCTGCAACCCGGCGACGTGCACCTGAACATCTCGTCACCCGGCTGGGCCAAGCATGCCTGGTCCAACGTCTTCGCCCCCTGGCTGGCCGGCGCGACCGTACTGGTGCACAGCTACGAGCGTTTCGACGCCGCCGCCCTGCTGCGCACCATGGACACCGAGGGCGTCACGACGTTCTGCGCTCCGCCGACGGTCTGGCGGATGCTCCTGCAGTCCGACCTGTCCGTCCTGCGCACCCCGCCCCGCGAACTCGTCGCCGCCGGTGAGCCGCTCAACCCGGAGGTCGTCGCCCGTACCCAGCAGGCGTGGGGCCGCACGGTGCGCGACGGGTTCGGTCAGACCGAGATGACCCTGGCCGTCGGCAATTCACCGGGCCAGCCGGTCCGGGCCGGGTCGATGGGCCGACCGATGCCCGGGTACCGCATCGGGCTGCTCGACGTGAAGACCGGCGAACCGGCCGCCGAGGGCGAGCTCGCCGTCGATCTGCGCGGTGCCGACGGTCCGCCGGTGCCGTTGATGACCGGCTACGCCGGGGACGCGGATCGGACGGCGGAGGCGACCGCGGCCGGCTGGTACCGCACCGGCGACGTCGCCACCGTCGACGACGACGGGTACCTCACGTACGTCGGTCGGGCCGACGACGTGTTCAAGGCCTCCGACTACCGCATCTCGCCGTTCGAACTGGAATCGGTCCTGCTGCGCAGCCCCGCGGTGGCCGAGGCCGCCGTCGTCCCGTCACCGCACCCGACGCGGCTGGCCGTGCCCAAGGCGTTCGTCGTGCTGGCCGACGGCTACCGCCCGGATGCCGCTGTGGCGCAGGCGATCTTCGCGCACTCGCAGCGGGAGCTGGCCCCCTATCAGCGGATCCGCCGGTTGGAGTTCGCCGACCTGCCCAAGACCATCTCCGGCAAGATCCGCCGCGTCGAGCTGCGCGAGCGGGAAAGCGCGCGCAGCACCGACGATCTCGCCACCGGCGGGCCGGGGGAGTACCGCGCCGAGGACTTCTCGGGCGACTGA
- a CDS encoding NADPH-dependent FMN reductase, with the protein MSVVGIGGSADPGSQSDRALRAVLTAAEGRGAQVRVFPAATLDFPSYRSGAPLPAAAGDYLEAVRTADAVVIASPGYHGTLSGLVKNALDYLEELRTDTRPYLDGRAVGLIAVALGHQAAIGTLSTLRQVTHALRGWPTPFGLAVNSSQVHIDGDGRARTAPDGLDDPATAGGVELLAGQLVDFATRWTRDPSGGGSAPGRGAEPDADELG; encoded by the coding sequence GTGTCCGTGGTCGGTATCGGCGGATCCGCCGACCCCGGTTCACAGTCGGACCGCGCGCTGCGTGCGGTGCTGACCGCCGCCGAAGGGCGTGGCGCGCAGGTCCGGGTGTTCCCCGCGGCGACCCTCGACTTCCCGTCCTACCGATCCGGTGCCCCACTACCCGCGGCCGCCGGGGACTACCTGGAGGCGGTCCGGACCGCCGACGCCGTCGTCATCGCCTCCCCCGGCTACCACGGCACGCTGTCCGGCCTGGTCAAGAACGCCCTGGACTATCTGGAGGAGCTGCGGACCGACACCCGGCCCTACCTGGACGGGCGGGCCGTCGGGCTCATCGCGGTGGCTCTCGGGCATCAGGCCGCCATCGGGACGTTGTCGACGCTGCGCCAGGTCACCCACGCCCTGCGGGGCTGGCCCACGCCGTTCGGACTGGCCGTCAACAGCAGCCAGGTGCACATCGACGGTGACGGACGGGCGCGGACCGCGCCGGACGGCCTGGACGATCCGGCCACCGCCGGCGGCGTGGAGCTGCTCGCCGGGCAGCTGGTCGACTTCGCGACCCGATGGACGCGCGACCCGTCCGGAGGCGGCTCCGCTCCTGGCCGGGGCGCGGAACCCGACGCCGACGAACTGGGCTGA
- a CDS encoding LysE family translocator gives MISAEHFVAFIVTAVVIIVIPGPSVLFTIGRSLALGRRAGVLSVLGNALGILPAIVAVAFGLGAVVAASVVAFTIIKLVGAAYLVYLGVQAIRHRRDHVAGTVTGPTSSGRLLWQGFVVGITNPKTLAFFVAVLPQFVDPAAGPVWAQLLLLGLTFAALALACDSVWAMAAGTARGWFARSPRRISTLSGTGGVMMIGLGGTLALTGTKAA, from the coding sequence ATGATCTCCGCGGAGCACTTCGTCGCCTTCATCGTCACGGCGGTCGTCATCATCGTCATCCCCGGTCCCAGCGTGCTGTTCACCATCGGCCGGTCCCTGGCGCTCGGCCGTCGGGCGGGGGTGCTCAGCGTCCTCGGCAACGCGTTGGGCATCCTCCCGGCCATCGTCGCGGTGGCGTTCGGGCTCGGCGCCGTCGTCGCCGCCTCGGTGGTCGCCTTCACGATCATCAAGCTGGTCGGGGCGGCCTATCTGGTCTACCTGGGGGTGCAGGCGATCCGGCACCGCCGCGACCACGTCGCCGGGACGGTCACCGGTCCGACCTCGTCCGGGCGGCTGCTCTGGCAGGGCTTCGTCGTCGGGATCACCAACCCCAAGACGCTCGCCTTCTTCGTGGCGGTGCTTCCGCAGTTCGTCGACCCGGCCGCCGGCCCGGTCTGGGCCCAGCTCCTATTGCTCGGTCTCACCTTCGCGGCCCTCGCCTTGGCCTGCGACAGCGTCTGGGCCATGGCCGCCGGCACCGCGCGCGGCTGGTTCGCCCGCTCGCCCCGTCGGATCTCGACCCTCTCCGGGACCGGGGGCGTGATGATGATCGGCCTCGGCGGCACGCTCGCGCTGACCGGAACCAAGGCCGCCTGA
- a CDS encoding metallophosphoesterase, protein MAAVTARSLVVSSLVGAGAAAVAGAGALAWGTLAEPRMFTLRRVDLPVLPENAWPIRILHLSDLHIVPGQDRKSAWVSSLANLRPDLVVNTGDTLSHPKAVPAAVAAFGDLLDVPGAFVFGNNDFHAPLPKSPHLYFRKRGRSRRGPALPWQDLRAAQAERGWLDLTNARNSVTIRGQRIDLAGVDDPYTRRDRYEKIAGPADTAATVRIGVAHVPEPRVLDRFAQDGYDVLLAGHTHGGQIRVPGFGAIVTNCGIDRSRARGLSRWGASSWLHVSAGLGSSPYMPIRFCCRPEATLLTLRPREPQAAPLSRPHGTGHMPASEQSQAGAVIRPGNLR, encoded by the coding sequence ATGGCAGCAGTGACGGCACGTTCCCTGGTGGTCTCCAGCCTGGTCGGGGCGGGGGCGGCCGCGGTGGCCGGGGCGGGCGCCCTGGCCTGGGGGACGCTGGCCGAACCCCGGATGTTCACGCTGCGGCGGGTCGACCTGCCGGTCCTGCCGGAGAACGCCTGGCCGATCCGGATCCTGCACCTGTCGGACCTGCACATCGTCCCCGGCCAGGACCGCAAGTCCGCCTGGGTGTCCAGCCTGGCCAACCTGCGTCCTGACCTGGTGGTCAACACGGGCGACACGCTGTCGCACCCCAAGGCCGTGCCGGCGGCGGTCGCCGCGTTCGGCGACCTGCTCGACGTCCCCGGGGCCTTCGTCTTCGGCAACAACGACTTCCACGCACCGCTGCCCAAGTCGCCGCACCTGTACTTCCGCAAGCGCGGCCGCTCCCGGCGGGGGCCCGCGCTGCCCTGGCAGGACCTGCGGGCCGCGCAGGCCGAGCGCGGCTGGCTGGATCTGACCAACGCGCGGAACTCGGTGACCATCCGGGGTCAGCGCATCGACCTGGCCGGCGTCGACGACCCGTACACCCGCCGGGACCGCTACGAGAAGATCGCCGGCCCGGCCGATACCGCGGCCACCGTCCGGATCGGGGTGGCCCACGTCCCCGAGCCGCGGGTGCTGGACCGCTTCGCGCAGGACGGGTACGACGTGCTGCTGGCCGGTCACACCCACGGGGGCCAGATTCGCGTCCCCGGGTTCGGGGCGATCGTCACCAACTGCGGCATCGACCGGAGCCGCGCCCGGGGGCTGTCCCGCTGGGGGGCCTCGAGCTGGTTGCACGTGTCCGCCGGGTTGGGTTCCAGCCCGTACATGCCGATCCGGTTCTGCTGCCGTCCGGAGGCCACCCTGCTGACCCTGCGCCCCCGGGAACCGCAGGCCGCGCCGCTGTCCCGGCCGCACGGCACCGGCCACATGCCGGCGAGTGAACAGTCACAGGCGGGTGCGGTCATCCGACCCGGAAATCTCCGCTAA